A part of Maridesulfovibrio hydrothermalis AM13 = DSM 14728 genomic DNA contains:
- the rlmD gene encoding 23S rRNA (uracil(1939)-C(5))-methyltransferase RlmD: MSNENTPITKGSTIEVTIESLAFGGQGIARHEGMTIFVDRAVPGQVVRCEITKLKKRFAEAKRVEVVTASETEQEPFCEYFGTCGGCVHQDMKYDAQTYWKGRQVSETLTRIGKIADDIEGMGAEALPSPLQKGYRNKMEFSFSGYADDLKVGFKMRGSEYDVLSIASCPLLPETCAGIPALVEEYCQASKIGSHRHGKGGYWRKLVVRVAHATGEIMIHLITAPAKSHHAVKPLEKLLYNNLAQLKTFAHSTRKGRADFATGERLISLGGEPTITETLTRDDGQTVDYMITPNAFFQTNSVGAQVLYNRCVEIARPRKTDVVYDLFCGSGGIGLFMAKDVKEVIGIELSKETVHSATQNARLNGIENTKYFAGNLSSDKDFPADLPKPDMIIVDPPRSGVPAPTLKKMKSLKPEKILYISCNPATLARDVAELGDGYTLERFSAVDMFPHTSHVECIALLTKSR, from the coding sequence ATGAGTAATGAAAACACCCCTATCACTAAGGGTTCTACTATAGAAGTAACGATTGAGTCACTGGCATTCGGAGGTCAGGGTATTGCACGCCATGAAGGCATGACCATTTTTGTGGACCGCGCGGTTCCCGGTCAGGTTGTTCGCTGCGAAATCACCAAACTTAAAAAAAGATTTGCTGAAGCTAAACGGGTAGAAGTTGTTACAGCTTCTGAAACAGAACAGGAACCTTTTTGCGAATACTTCGGCACGTGCGGCGGCTGCGTCCATCAGGACATGAAATATGATGCGCAGACTTACTGGAAGGGAAGGCAGGTCAGCGAAACTCTTACCAGAATAGGTAAAATTGCGGACGATATTGAGGGCATGGGCGCAGAGGCACTGCCTTCGCCTTTACAAAAAGGCTACCGCAACAAAATGGAATTTTCTTTTTCAGGCTATGCTGATGATTTAAAGGTCGGATTCAAAATGCGTGGCTCTGAATATGATGTACTCAGCATTGCAAGCTGTCCTCTGCTTCCAGAAACCTGCGCTGGTATTCCGGCTCTGGTGGAAGAATACTGTCAGGCAAGTAAAATAGGTTCACACCGTCATGGCAAAGGTGGATACTGGCGTAAACTGGTTGTCCGTGTGGCTCATGCCACTGGCGAAATCATGATTCACCTGATTACTGCTCCGGCAAAAAGTCATCACGCTGTAAAGCCTCTCGAAAAACTGCTTTATAACAACCTTGCGCAGCTTAAAACATTTGCCCACTCCACCCGTAAAGGCCGCGCCGACTTTGCTACCGGAGAACGCCTGATTTCTCTCGGCGGAGAGCCAACCATCACCGAGACTCTGACCAGAGACGATGGACAGACTGTAGACTACATGATTACACCTAACGCATTCTTTCAGACCAACTCTGTCGGAGCGCAGGTGCTGTATAACCGCTGTGTTGAAATAGCCCGACCACGCAAAACTGATGTCGTTTACGATCTTTTTTGCGGTTCAGGCGGCATCGGGTTGTTCATGGCTAAGGATGTCAAAGAGGTGATCGGCATTGAACTTTCCAAAGAAACAGTTCATTCAGCGACACAGAATGCAAGACTGAACGGTATAGAAAACACAAAGTACTTTGCAGGCAATTTGTCATCGGATAAGGACTTTCCTGCCGATCTGCCAAAGCCTGACATGATCATTGTGGACCCTCCCCGCAGCGGCGTTCCGGCCCCGACCCTTAAAAAGATGAAATCTCTTAAACCAGAGAAGATATTATATATATCCTGCAACCCCGCCACCCTCGCCCGTGATGTGGCAGAGCTTGGAGACGGTTATACCCTGGAGCGTTTCTCCGCAGTGGATATGTTCCCGCATACATCCCATGTAGAATGCATCGCACTGTTGACGAAATCCAGATAA
- a CDS encoding class I adenylate cyclase: MAEQVIFDTLLRELRRLNLYPPEERQLKDLRSKIERKFDNSDNSPEDIDAGKYAVLLYGLALKALEAEAEENKKISYAPEKEDSATIICLDYLALMGTCGRMLAAQILCNKLLPLPQVKEWLSQKPDRITIAVADRMLALEAADVPKRVKLAQSITEKASAMNIADATCFFKVNGTRKGQLTFRTLENFMTGRYGLECRRRLIHPETLEEITTCTESMPSYPDKNLVEDVAFHLRTMDPIVMEKVLRTVERLADEVDSATLKEIIPHTLSPSLPLAKAAMDVIAKFGRSKRGRIFAQIFNESPRIRAEVINRLPLLSSDNFAAFMGRISDGFHTPVLSALFSTLSEEDSHRFGSILSAVLKSSTNGKKNTLKPVLNKILKQDKLNEPEKPVSEEGRTVSGLDYIKLGAPIVLNIEKKQKQTGFKRIFGKETAQPDSLPDIYTGGQISNQRIHKLNRWKSQAQKITFQNCRFAACDFRDSFMETCIFKNCSFDSCSFGEAVYRECEFADCTFSSCSLNETTFYNCSFDGCSFQYSHFDSAVFSLCSIELCEFTAIAAPGSFFCRCRFISCEFNVADFREAFIYKSLMKGLLFIYSEFSSTLFSESEVRSTVFHDCSTLECKALGIQTDSAQLLNALQRTLAARLCQREQLKKRSNGMGNMGQYERGIIYKAIKRWFAQKDIDLSHARFAENNSRRLEWTAAKMNSKRKLFLYMLPALLHSDVFEQANEIEQLCMPSHIDGYSIPLDVIRSLKGIFPDINIETGKNDSVPIKALMSIGSTGTIAQTPESDIDCWVCCDFSKCPPDSRERLQFKLRAVEEWAANNFDLELHFFTMDVKDIRENKFGLSDEESSGSAQSAILKEEFYRTALLIAGRPPLWWFTPVEADEKTYAAMAKKTAVLKGTDFCVDLGNVPRIPMEEFFGASLWQIVKGVKSPFKSIMKFGLLEMYTSSNKYCLLCESVKKNILAGMRGLRRVDPYMLLYKELADFYKSQEQPEYKWLTAMALRLKCGLLDEKGISGHPTRPEEKEIIEFATGLSGENSVGHFKAFKSLSDFRSVVTLGEKINLFMIKTYMKVRGEQDKISGAAITPEDLARLGRIVFSNFAKRKFKVARISLPGPKTHFFDSLIITRDLNKVWEISGEYPDESGARNIQTRIESGKDLTAILIWLVLNGLYDSKMRLKTDLSSAPLRDRDLKKLFANLTAFFPRKTIFNTPVEETLNSEQMRKAYFIINLCAPRESNKIQEVHLVYSTNWGEVFCKPVKVTAALIESPERYLQKEMADIHSGPIQMGQFVPPGSECPSLKIPVR, translated from the coding sequence ATGGCTGAACAAGTAATATTTGACACTCTGCTTAGAGAGTTACGCAGGCTGAACCTCTACCCTCCTGAAGAACGGCAGCTTAAAGATTTGCGTTCAAAAATAGAACGCAAATTTGATAATTCCGACAATTCGCCCGAAGACATTGATGCCGGTAAATATGCGGTGCTCCTTTATGGACTGGCTTTAAAAGCCCTCGAAGCCGAAGCTGAGGAAAATAAAAAAATTTCCTACGCTCCGGAAAAAGAAGATTCCGCAACAATAATCTGTCTTGATTATCTGGCTCTTATGGGCACTTGCGGCAGAATGCTTGCCGCACAAATTCTCTGCAACAAACTGCTCCCTCTACCACAAGTTAAAGAATGGCTGTCACAAAAACCAGACCGGATCACCATTGCTGTTGCTGACCGCATGCTTGCACTGGAAGCCGCAGACGTACCGAAACGGGTTAAGCTGGCACAGTCCATTACCGAAAAAGCGTCTGCAATGAATATCGCTGATGCCACATGTTTTTTTAAAGTCAACGGAACCCGCAAAGGACAGCTGACTTTCCGCACGCTGGAAAATTTCATGACCGGCAGATATGGACTCGAATGCCGCAGAAGGCTCATCCACCCTGAAACACTTGAAGAAATTACAACATGCACCGAAAGCATGCCCTCGTACCCGGATAAAAATCTTGTGGAGGATGTAGCTTTCCATTTACGCACGATGGACCCCATCGTCATGGAAAAAGTCCTGCGCACAGTCGAAAGACTGGCTGATGAAGTTGATAGTGCAACCCTGAAAGAGATCATTCCTCATACTCTTTCCCCTTCCCTGCCGCTGGCCAAAGCAGCTATGGATGTCATAGCCAAATTCGGCCGCAGCAAACGGGGCCGTATTTTTGCTCAGATTTTCAATGAGTCACCTAGAATCAGGGCTGAAGTAATTAACAGACTTCCTTTGCTCAGCAGTGACAATTTCGCAGCATTCATGGGCAGAATTTCTGATGGATTTCATACCCCGGTTCTTTCAGCTCTGTTTTCAACTCTGTCGGAAGAAGACTCCCACCGCTTCGGATCAATCCTTTCAGCCGTTCTTAAAAGTTCGACCAACGGTAAAAAAAATACCCTGAAACCGGTTCTGAATAAAATCTTGAAGCAAGATAAACTAAATGAACCGGAAAAGCCGGTGTCTGAAGAAGGCAGAACTGTTTCAGGACTTGATTATATCAAGCTGGGTGCTCCCATTGTCCTAAACATTGAAAAAAAACAAAAACAAACTGGATTTAAAAGAATTTTTGGAAAAGAAACGGCACAGCCCGACAGCCTGCCGGATATATATACCGGAGGGCAAATCTCGAACCAGCGCATCCATAAGCTCAACCGCTGGAAAAGTCAGGCCCAGAAAATTACCTTTCAAAATTGCCGCTTTGCTGCCTGTGATTTCAGGGATTCTTTTATGGAAACCTGCATATTTAAAAACTGCTCTTTCGACTCCTGCTCATTCGGCGAAGCAGTTTATAGAGAATGTGAGTTCGCAGACTGCACTTTTTCCAGCTGCTCATTAAATGAAACCACCTTTTATAATTGTTCATTTGACGGCTGTTCATTCCAGTATTCACACTTTGACTCAGCTGTTTTCTCACTTTGTTCTATTGAACTTTGTGAGTTCACGGCCATAGCTGCGCCCGGAAGTTTCTTCTGCAGATGCCGGTTTATTTCCTGTGAATTCAATGTTGCTGATTTTCGTGAGGCATTTATCTACAAAAGCCTGATGAAAGGATTACTCTTTATTTACAGCGAATTTTCCAGCACGCTGTTCAGTGAAAGCGAAGTCAGAAGCACCGTATTTCACGACTGCTCAACTCTCGAATGCAAGGCTTTAGGCATCCAAACAGACTCAGCTCAATTGCTGAACGCTCTACAACGCACCCTAGCTGCAAGACTTTGTCAAAGAGAGCAGCTCAAAAAAAGATCCAACGGCATGGGCAACATGGGTCAATATGAACGGGGAATTATATATAAAGCAATCAAACGCTGGTTTGCCCAGAAAGACATTGACCTGAGCCATGCCCGCTTTGCTGAAAACAACAGCCGCCGCCTTGAATGGACCGCAGCCAAAATGAACAGCAAAAGGAAACTCTTTTTATATATGCTCCCGGCCCTGCTGCACTCCGACGTATTTGAACAGGCTAATGAGATTGAGCAGCTCTGCATGCCCTCACACATCGACGGTTACAGCATACCTCTTGATGTGATTAGATCCCTTAAAGGAATTTTCCCTGATATAAATATTGAAACCGGAAAAAATGATTCTGTTCCCATCAAAGCACTGATGTCCATCGGCAGCACCGGAACAATTGCCCAGACTCCTGAATCAGATATAGACTGCTGGGTCTGCTGCGATTTTTCTAAATGCCCGCCGGACAGCCGTGAACGTTTACAATTCAAGCTACGTGCTGTTGAAGAATGGGCCGCTAATAACTTTGATCTTGAACTGCACTTTTTTACTATGGACGTAAAAGATATCCGTGAAAACAAATTCGGACTAAGTGATGAGGAAAGTTCCGGATCAGCTCAAAGTGCAATCCTCAAAGAAGAATTTTACCGTACAGCTTTGCTGATAGCCGGCAGGCCGCCGCTGTGGTGGTTCACTCCCGTAGAAGCTGATGAAAAAACATACGCCGCTATGGCCAAAAAAACAGCCGTGCTCAAAGGGACTGATTTTTGCGTTGATCTCGGCAATGTGCCGCGCATTCCCATGGAAGAATTTTTCGGAGCTTCTCTCTGGCAGATTGTAAAAGGAGTGAAAAGCCCCTTTAAATCTATCATGAAATTCGGACTGCTGGAAATGTACACTTCGAGCAACAAATACTGCCTGCTCTGCGAAAGCGTAAAAAAGAATATTCTGGCAGGTATGCGTGGACTCCGAAGAGTCGACCCCTACATGCTGTTATACAAAGAGCTTGCCGATTTTTACAAATCTCAGGAACAGCCTGAGTATAAATGGCTGACCGCCATGGCCCTGCGTCTTAAGTGCGGACTCCTTGATGAAAAAGGAATCAGCGGGCATCCTACCCGACCTGAAGAAAAAGAAATCATCGAATTTGCAACAGGACTCTCCGGTGAAAACAGCGTCGGCCATTTTAAAGCTTTTAAAAGCCTTTCTGATTTCAGGTCCGTTGTTACTCTGGGTGAGAAAATCAACCTGTTCATGATCAAGACTTACATGAAAGTCCGCGGTGAACAGGATAAAATATCAGGCGCAGCCATCACTCCGGAAGATCTTGCCCGTCTGGGGAGAATTGTTTTCTCCAACTTTGCCAAGCGTAAATTCAAGGTAGCACGGATAAGTCTACCCGGCCCTAAAACACATTTTTTTGACTCACTTATTATTACCCGTGATCTAAATAAAGTATGGGAAATCAGCGGTGAATATCCTGATGAATCCGGAGCCAGAAATATCCAGACCAGAATCGAATCAGGAAAAGATCTCACAGCCATATTAATATGGCTGGTGCTGAACGGACTCTATGACTCTAAGATGAGACTCAAAACAGACCTCAGCTCCGCCCCCCTCAGAGATAGAGATCTTAAAAAACTCTTTGCCAATCTCACAGCATTCTTTCCCCGCAAAACAATTTTCAATACTCCGGTGGAAGAAACTTTAAACAGCGAGCAGATGCGCAAAGCATACTTCATAATAAACCTTTGCGCGCCACGCGAAAGTAACAAAATACAAGAAGTCCACCTTGTATACAGCACTAACTGGGGTGAGGTATTCTGTAAACCTGTCAAAGTTACTGCCGCCCTGATCGAATCGCCGGAAAGATATCTGCAGAAAGAAATGGCGGATATACATTCCGGCCCGATTCAGATGGGACAATTCGTGCCTCCCGGATCGGAATGTCCATCTCTAAAAATCCCCGTCCGCTGA
- a CDS encoding septal ring lytic transglycosylase RlpA family protein, with translation MIIRFFIMQLALLLMAVASPVFAQDNDQNSTTEKNASDTPVIPADYKEEGIASWYGEKFQGKVTASGDPYDMEKLTAAHNYLPLGVKVTVTNLGNDKSIAVIINDRGPFVPDRIIDLSRAAARQLGFIDAGKAKVLIRPYRAEAKKDSAAIAGPSQKKLYGAFYIQVGAYKVKDNADRLVERLRKAGFHNSRIVRVVTDSAQIFKVQLGLYKTLAKVRAANMKIGSGFPGTFVLADVIQDK, from the coding sequence ATGATCATACGTTTTTTTATTATGCAGCTGGCTTTGCTGCTTATGGCTGTTGCAAGTCCTGTTTTCGCACAGGACAATGATCAGAATTCCACTACAGAAAAAAACGCATCAGATACTCCCGTAATCCCCGCTGATTACAAGGAAGAGGGCATTGCCTCATGGTACGGGGAGAAATTTCAGGGAAAAGTTACTGCCAGCGGTGACCCGTATGACATGGAAAAACTTACAGCGGCACACAATTATCTGCCGCTCGGAGTGAAAGTTACAGTTACAAATCTAGGCAACGATAAAAGCATAGCTGTGATCATCAACGATCGGGGGCCTTTTGTACCTGATCGTATAATAGATCTTTCCCGCGCCGCCGCCCGGCAACTAGGATTCATTGATGCCGGAAAAGCCAAAGTTTTAATCCGTCCGTATCGGGCCGAGGCAAAGAAAGATTCCGCTGCAATTGCCGGACCTTCGCAAAAGAAACTCTACGGAGCATTTTATATTCAGGTCGGAGCGTACAAGGTAAAAGATAACGCTGACCGTCTGGTCGAAAGGCTGCGCAAAGCCGGTTTTCATAATTCCAGAATTGTACGAGTTGTAACCGACAGTGCACAGATTTTTAAAGTTCAACTCGGTTTGTACAAAACACTCGCCAAAGTCCGGGCCGCCAATATGAAAATAGGCTCTGGATTCCCCGGAACTTTTGTGCTCGCTGACGTTATTCAGGATAAGTAA
- a CDS encoding CBS domain-containing protein — protein MLLRKRAWDMMREEFTTIDESASLAEAIRALRDSMKEAPDNNVVVVKKKNGSLRGVASIWTMLKAVEDQVLKDEDLSLTEETDWDRAFKRAGTACCSTSLDEHIEEDVAILKPTDPMLVVLEIFRKKHRSWALVQEGGKIIGVVLLSDVYRELTRDLVTQF, from the coding sequence ATGCTGCTGAGAAAAAGAGCCTGGGATATGATGAGAGAAGAATTTACCACCATTGACGAATCCGCAAGCCTCGCCGAGGCCATTCGTGCTTTACGCGATAGCATGAAAGAAGCCCCGGACAACAATGTGGTCGTGGTAAAAAAGAAAAACGGTTCCCTGCGCGGAGTAGCCTCCATCTGGACCATGCTTAAAGCGGTTGAAGATCAGGTTCTCAAAGATGAAGATCTCAGCCTTACCGAAGAAACAGACTGGGACCGCGCTTTTAAAAGAGCCGGAACAGCATGCTGCTCCACTTCCCTTGATGAACATATTGAAGAAGATGTAGCCATTCTCAAACCCACCGACCCCATGCTGGTAGTGCTGGAGATTTTCCGCAAGAAACACCGCTCATGGGCGCTGGTTCAGGAAGGCGGCAAAATAATCGGAGTAGTACTCCTCAGCGATGTATACCGCGAACTGACCAGAGATCTGGTTACCCAGTTCTAA
- the rsmH gene encoding 16S rRNA (cytosine(1402)-N(4))-methyltransferase RsmH, translating to MESNETKPEKVHTSVLLNEVIEWLAPKPGGLYLDGTLGMAGHSSAILDAAGEGAQLAGLDRDEQALKLAGTRLEPYGEQAHRFHLAFSKFEAALDELGWDTIDGVVLDLGVSSLHLDRGERGFSFIKEGPLDMRMDPAGGMPPASSIINKGSYSDINRILKLYGEEPLASRITKAIIKAREEKKITTTLELASIVEKAYPAKRRALSRTHPATKTFQGLRIAVNSELEELQKFLQRIPDRLNPGARVAIISFHSLEDRIVKKAFKAESQNCDCPPMQPICTCGKVKRLNILSKKPILPTQEEMAVNPRSRSAKLRVAERAAEHES from the coding sequence ATGGAAAGCAACGAAACAAAGCCTGAAAAGGTCCACACCTCGGTTCTACTTAATGAAGTCATCGAATGGCTCGCCCCTAAACCGGGCGGCCTGTATCTCGATGGCACTTTAGGTATGGCAGGTCATTCTAGTGCCATTCTGGATGCTGCTGGCGAAGGCGCGCAACTGGCCGGACTGGATAGAGATGAACAGGCTCTGAAACTGGCTGGAACCCGTCTTGAGCCATACGGCGAACAAGCCCACAGGTTCCATCTGGCGTTCAGTAAATTTGAAGCAGCTCTTGATGAACTGGGCTGGGACACCATTGACGGAGTCGTTCTGGATCTCGGCGTATCATCTCTACATCTGGACCGTGGCGAACGCGGTTTCAGCTTCATCAAGGAAGGCCCTTTAGACATGAGAATGGACCCCGCAGGCGGAATGCCTCCGGCTTCATCCATTATTAACAAAGGTTCATACTCCGATATCAACAGAATTTTAAAACTGTACGGAGAAGAGCCGCTGGCCTCCAGAATAACAAAAGCGATCATCAAAGCCAGAGAAGAAAAAAAAATAACCACCACTCTGGAATTAGCTTCTATTGTAGAAAAGGCTTACCCCGCTAAACGCAGAGCTTTGTCCCGGACTCATCCGGCGACCAAAACATTTCAAGGACTGCGCATCGCGGTGAACTCGGAACTGGAAGAACTGCAGAAATTTCTGCAAAGAATTCCCGACCGTTTAAACCCCGGTGCCAGAGTGGCGATCATTTCTTTTCATTCACTTGAAGACCGGATCGTTAAAAAAGCATTTAAAGCGGAATCACAAAACTGCGACTGCCCGCCCATGCAGCCCATCTGCACCTGCGGAAAGGTAAAACGACTCAATATATTGAGCAAGAAGCCGATTCTTCCCACTCAGGAAGAAATGGCGGTCAACCCACGCAGCCGCAGTGCCAAACTTCGGGTGGCCGAAAGAGCCGCAGAGCACGAGTCATAA
- a CDS encoding HD domain-containing protein, translating to MPVIRKSLLQLIFSGSFMKRWNDKLRPMELVEVDKQAHKMIAAWILFTLNSEKLDEREKIKLGDEIVEGGIFEYLFRMVITDIKPPVFYRIKENPEHYRRLTEWVLKQLRPRLMPLGGEFWERLSRYHLNPDEGSLARRILNAAHMYASYSEFKLLKHLNQPDGELAEIEQSFIDRMEKCSDLKGVSQLLHSESTPLGRFADLCGRLRFQTRWSQTPRVPETSVLGHVYIVAAFAWFFSMEKGACSARRQNNFFTGLFHDIPELLTRDIISPVKKSDPTIGNLIKEYEDQEVESRIMVPLKENGYEIIASRLSYFLGIKTGSEFHAAAIIDGTPKKISTEELDARYNDDSYDPKDGELLKLCDHLAAFLEAYNSLQNGITSAHLQQAYWRISQSYLDNPVVAGIHVGPLLADFE from the coding sequence ATGCCCGTTATCCGTAAAAGCCTGCTTCAATTAATTTTTTCAGGTTCCTTCATGAAACGATGGAACGACAAGCTGCGTCCTATGGAGCTTGTGGAAGTTGACAAACAAGCTCATAAAATGATCGCTGCATGGATACTTTTCACCCTTAACAGCGAAAAGCTTGATGAACGGGAAAAGATTAAACTTGGCGATGAAATTGTCGAAGGCGGCATATTTGAATATCTTTTCCGCATGGTCATAACTGACATTAAGCCTCCCGTATTTTACCGCATCAAAGAAAATCCCGAGCACTACCGCAGGCTGACCGAATGGGTACTGAAACAACTTCGTCCCAGACTCATGCCCCTCGGCGGGGAGTTCTGGGAACGGCTGAGCCGGTATCACTTAAACCCTGATGAAGGCTCCCTCGCCAGAAGAATTCTGAATGCAGCTCATATGTATGCCAGCTATTCTGAATTCAAACTGCTTAAACATCTCAATCAACCTGACGGAGAACTGGCCGAAATCGAACAGAGCTTCATCGACCGTATGGAGAAATGCTCCGACCTGAAAGGAGTGTCCCAACTGCTCCATTCGGAATCCACCCCTCTGGGCAGATTTGCCGACCTGTGCGGCCGGCTGCGGTTTCAAACCAGATGGTCCCAGACTCCACGTGTTCCAGAAACTTCCGTACTTGGACATGTATACATTGTGGCCGCCTTTGCATGGTTTTTCAGTATGGAAAAAGGAGCCTGCTCTGCAAGACGGCAGAATAACTTTTTCACCGGGCTTTTCCATGATATCCCTGAGCTGCTGACCCGTGATATTATTTCTCCGGTTAAAAAATCCGATCCCACCATCGGCAATCTTATCAAGGAGTATGAAGATCAAGAAGTTGAAAGTCGTATCATGGTCCCCCTGAAGGAGAACGGTTACGAAATCATTGCATCAAGATTAAGCTATTTTCTGGGAATTAAAACCGGATCAGAATTTCATGCTGCGGCAATTATTGACGGTACTCCAAAAAAGATTTCCACCGAAGAGCTGGATGCCCGGTACAATGATGATTCATACGACCCTAAAGACGGCGAGCTGCTCAAACTGTGTGACCATCTCGCTGCCTTCCTTGAAGCGTACAATTCTCTGCAGAACGGAATTACTTCCGCCCACCTGCAACAGGCATACTGGCGCATCAGCCAGAGCTATCTGGATAATCCGGTTGTGGCCGGAATTCATGTGGGACCGCTGCTGGCTGACTTTGAATAA
- the mraZ gene encoding division/cell wall cluster transcriptional repressor MraZ has product MKFRGHAHRSMDAKGRLMLTPEYRDQVYADSADGCVTLTIFEGNIVGFTPPDWAILEEKLTSIKSPSRKLRNFIRIIISGSEEIRLDKQGRITIPSHLRKSGKLGKDVVLAGVGDRFEVWDKREYEALLEQEFDDVSEELAECGVELPF; this is encoded by the coding sequence ATGAAATTCAGAGGTCACGCACATAGAAGCATGGATGCCAAAGGCAGACTGATGCTTACACCGGAGTATCGGGATCAAGTATATGCCGATTCTGCGGATGGTTGCGTTACTTTGACTATTTTCGAAGGAAATATAGTCGGCTTCACACCGCCGGACTGGGCTATTCTGGAAGAAAAACTTACCAGCATCAAGAGTCCAAGCCGGAAACTTAGAAATTTCATCCGTATAATCATTTCAGGTTCTGAAGAAATTCGCCTTGATAAACAAGGCCGAATCACCATCCCTTCCCATCTGCGGAAAAGCGGAAAACTCGGCAAGGATGTAGTCCTTGCCGGAGTCGGAGACAGATTTGAAGTCTGGGATAAGCGGGAATACGAAGCCCTGCTTGAACAGGAATTTGATGATGTATCCGAAGAACTGGCCGAATGCGGAGTTGAACTCCCGTTCTAG
- a CDS encoding HD-GYP domain-containing protein: protein MNAKGRMDVPDGLNEEYYQISSDILQSFNKFRPPLNIYMFKEQVGRIAPYYQVGGRLTKEQIEVLANMVKEGLIFVSRNDHPVYVKHIAYQLDLVLVDRNLKEREIADIFLEALTMRMNEFFDQPVAAVKEKLWTDLMVLTEYLWNDVYRIKALSKRLHTEHSLANHSVNCGILALTIFIRQKPEAFANGDITRNHFDRLTVGFFLHDLGMTKIPAFIREKPKPLTTDERAKIDKHPGLGYEMLGKLDLKYKEIEACVIEHHERINGKGYPQKKSGRDISKLGRIIAAVDSYCAMISKRPYAEAIDPLKAAALISRDPLYDPEVTKLIQAWALTLKK, encoded by the coding sequence ATGAATGCAAAAGGTAGGATGGATGTCCCCGATGGACTCAACGAAGAATATTATCAGATAAGTTCTGATATCTTGCAGAGTTTTAATAAATTTCGGCCTCCGCTTAATATTTATATGTTCAAAGAGCAGGTGGGGCGCATTGCTCCATATTATCAGGTTGGAGGAAGACTGACTAAAGAGCAGATTGAAGTTCTGGCGAATATGGTAAAGGAAGGATTGATTTTTGTTTCCCGTAATGACCATCCTGTTTATGTAAAGCATATTGCCTATCAGCTTGATTTGGTGCTTGTTGACCGCAATCTTAAAGAGCGGGAAATTGCTGATATTTTTCTTGAAGCACTGACCATGCGCATGAATGAGTTTTTTGATCAGCCTGTGGCTGCTGTTAAGGAAAAACTCTGGACTGATCTAATGGTTTTGACTGAATATCTCTGGAATGATGTGTATCGCATCAAGGCTCTTTCCAAGAGACTCCATACAGAGCACTCCCTTGCCAATCATAGCGTGAACTGTGGAATTCTGGCGTTGACAATATTCATCAGGCAAAAGCCTGAAGCTTTTGCCAATGGTGATATTACCCGTAATCATTTTGACAGGCTTACTGTCGGCTTTTTTCTTCATGATCTAGGTATGACCAAAATTCCCGCATTTATCCGCGAAAAGCCAAAGCCGCTTACTACGGACGAGCGTGCTAAAATAGATAAGCACCCCGGGCTTGGCTACGAAATGCTGGGTAAGCTTGATTTAAAATATAAAGAGATTGAAGCTTGTGTTATTGAGCATCACGAACGTATAAACGGGAAAGGGTATCCCCAAAAAAAATCAGGCCGTGATATTTCCAAGCTGGGCCGAATCATAGCTGCGGTGGATTCCTACTGTGCAATGATCAGCAAGCGGCCCTATGCTGAGGCCATTGACCCGTTAAAGGCTGCAGCGCTTATCTCGCGCGACCCTCTTTATGATCCTGAGGTGACCAAGCTTATTCAGGCATGGGCGCTTACTTTGAAGAAATAA
- a CDS encoding FxsA family protein, which yields MFAKIFIAFVVIPLFDLFLLVQVGSKIGTLNAIALCLLTAFAGASLARSQGMATMQKVRENMDKGITPAEDILDAVIIFAAGLVLLTPGFITDAFGLLLLFPLTRGYFKRWLRVQLEAKMKQPNVHVTYHNTEFKAWTNQDQPKQRIDNVIDIDVESDHKNDKPLQ from the coding sequence CTTTTTGATCTTTTCCTTCTGGTTCAGGTTGGATCAAAAATCGGAACTTTAAATGCTATCGCCTTATGCCTGCTCACTGCCTTTGCAGGGGCGTCACTTGCCCGTTCACAAGGTATGGCAACCATGCAGAAAGTCCGTGAGAATATGGATAAAGGCATTACGCCGGCTGAAGATATTCTAGACGCTGTAATTATATTTGCAGCAGGACTGGTGCTGCTGACACCCGGATTCATTACCGATGCCTTCGGTCTGCTGCTTCTGTTCCCGCTCACCCGCGGCTATTTCAAACGCTGGCTCAGAGTTCAGCTCGAAGCAAAAATGAAACAGCCCAATGTACACGTCACCTATCACAACACAGAATTCAAAGCGTGGACCAATCAGGATCAGCCTAAACAAAGAATCGACAACGTCATCGACATAGATGTCGAATCTGACCATAAAAATGATAAGCCGCTTCAATAA